In one Desulfoferula mesophila genomic region, the following are encoded:
- a CDS encoding ABC transporter ATP-binding protein, producing MLQVKNIETLYGLVMALRGVSLELAEHKITAILGSNGAGKSTLCKTVMGMLEDQPDKGTIWLDDTRIDKKDTEDIVNLGLAYVPEGREVFEELTVLENLQMGGYTRKASQTREDLKRVYELFPRLKERQKQLAGHLSGGEQQMLAIGRALMMHPRIMLLDEPSLGLSPLLVKEIFSTIKRVNAEDGTTILLVEQNAAMALKSCDYGYVMENGRFVLAGTPEELMADEDVREFYLGIRSEVSVKGYQRYKRKKRWR from the coding sequence ATGCTCCAGGTTAAGAACATCGAGACCCTCTACGGCCTGGTCATGGCCCTGAGGGGCGTGTCCCTGGAGCTGGCCGAGCACAAGATCACCGCCATCCTGGGCTCCAACGGGGCGGGCAAGTCCACCCTGTGCAAGACCGTGATGGGCATGCTGGAGGACCAGCCCGACAAGGGCACCATCTGGCTGGACGACACCCGCATCGACAAAAAGGACACCGAGGACATCGTCAACCTGGGCCTGGCCTACGTGCCCGAGGGCCGCGAGGTTTTCGAGGAGCTCACCGTCCTGGAAAATTTGCAGATGGGCGGCTACACCCGCAAGGCCTCCCAGACCAGGGAAGACCTGAAGCGGGTGTACGAGCTGTTTCCCCGCCTGAAGGAGCGCCAAAAGCAGCTGGCCGGACACCTGAGCGGCGGCGAGCAGCAGATGCTGGCCATTGGCCGGGCCCTGATGATGCACCCGCGGATCATGCTCCTGGACGAGCCCAGCCTGGGTCTGAGCCCCCTGCTGGTCAAGGAGATCTTCAGCACCATCAAGCGGGTCAACGCCGAGGACGGCACCACCATCCTGTTGGTGGAGCAGAACGCGGCCATGGCGCTCAAGTCCTGCGACTACGGCTACGTCATGGAAAACGGCCGCTTCGTGTTGGCCGGCACGCCCGAGGAGCTGATGGCCGACGAGGACGTGCGCGAGTTCTACCTGGGCATTCGCTCCGAGGTCAGCGTTAAGGGGTATCAGCGCTACAAGCGCAAGAAGCGCTGGCGTTAA
- a CDS encoding RsmE family RNA methyltransferase: MSLRRFLVDPAALAVGEVALAAAEAAHARKVLRLAPGAEVELIDGQGRRARGVLTRLDKSGAIVRVEALEEAAPPAPRLVLCPGLLKSPAMDLLAAKLTELAVDQVRPVLTRRAVPKADGGGAKLTRWQRLAGQALKQCGAAQAPEFVPPAHLAQVLAAAPASAGKLLLYEDEARTSLAQALPGLAGAAEVWALVGPEGGFTPEEAAQAAAAGFVSCRLPHTILRAETASLVVAGVIRFAL; this comes from the coding sequence GTGAGCCTCCGGCGCTTTTTGGTGGATCCCGCTGCCCTGGCCGTGGGCGAGGTGGCCCTGGCCGCGGCCGAGGCGGCCCACGCCCGCAAGGTGCTGCGCCTGGCCCCCGGCGCCGAGGTGGAGCTAATCGACGGGCAGGGGCGTCGAGCCCGAGGGGTGCTGACCCGCCTGGACAAAAGCGGGGCCATCGTGCGGGTGGAGGCCCTGGAAGAGGCTGCGCCGCCCGCGCCGCGCCTGGTGCTGTGCCCCGGCCTGCTCAAGTCCCCGGCCATGGACCTGTTGGCGGCAAAGCTCACCGAGCTGGCCGTGGACCAGGTGCGCCCGGTGCTTACCCGGCGGGCGGTGCCCAAGGCCGACGGGGGAGGGGCCAAGCTCACCCGCTGGCAGCGCCTGGCCGGCCAGGCGCTCAAACAATGCGGCGCGGCCCAGGCCCCGGAGTTCGTGCCTCCCGCCCATCTGGCCCAGGTGCTGGCCGCCGCCCCCGCCTCGGCGGGCAAGCTTTTGCTCTATGAAGACGAGGCGCGCACCAGCCTGGCCCAGGCCCTGCCCGGCCTGGCCGGGGCGGCCGAGGTCTGGGCCCTGGTCGGCCCGGAGGGCGGCTTTACTCCCGAGGAGGCCGCCCAGGCCGCGGCCGCCGGCTTTGTCTCCTGCCGCCTGCCCCACACCATCCTCCGGGCAGAGACCGCTTCCTTGGTGGTGGCCGGTGTGATACGTTTTGCCCTGTGA
- a CDS encoding alpha/beta hydrolase yields MARPFDHLRPSLTRLGPPPMQARREVLLIHGAWGGAWMWQDLAPALAARGYGVNCLEQPGHGADRWQLPSLTSIDDYADISRRAAASLGRPVLVGHSLGGWQVQKIWEAVDLPGVLLAPLPGAGLPWASFVKLFLRHPGKMAGPLLGRPLILGDPAMLRRFLFHQLDEATLADYVSRQSPEPAWVCLQMAMLLGLGLGRPHPRPGREPRLLLAAERDYLVPPPVQQKLARRLGARYVELAGLPHGMWLEDPQGRVKALLLEFLDQL; encoded by the coding sequence ATGGCGCGCCCCTTTGATCATCTGCGTCCCTCTCTCACCCGCCTGGGGCCGCCTCCCATGCAGGCCCGCCGCGAAGTTCTTTTGATCCACGGGGCCTGGGGCGGGGCCTGGATGTGGCAAGACCTGGCCCCGGCGCTGGCCGCCCGGGGCTATGGGGTCAACTGCCTGGAGCAGCCCGGCCACGGGGCCGACCGCTGGCAACTGCCCTCACTGACCTCCATCGATGATTACGCGGATATCAGCCGCCGGGCCGCCGCCTCCTTGGGGCGTCCGGTGCTGGTGGGTCATTCCCTGGGCGGCTGGCAGGTGCAAAAGATCTGGGAGGCGGTGGATCTGCCCGGAGTGCTCTTGGCTCCCCTGCCGGGCGCGGGCCTGCCCTGGGCCAGCTTCGTCAAGCTGTTCCTGCGCCATCCCGGCAAGATGGCGGGGCCTCTGCTGGGCCGTCCGCTGATCCTGGGCGACCCGGCCATGCTGCGGCGCTTTTTGTTCCACCAACTGGACGAGGCCACCCTGGCTGATTACGTGAGCCGCCAGTCGCCGGAACCGGCCTGGGTATGCCTGCAAATGGCCATGCTCTTGGGCCTGGGCCTGGGCCGACCTCACCCCCGGCCGGGGCGGGAGCCGCGCCTGCTGCTGGCGGCGGAGCGGGACTACCTGGTGCCGCCGCCGGTGCAGCAAAAGCTGGCCCGCCGCCTGGGGGCCCGCTACGTGGAGCTGGCGGGCCTGCCCCACGGCATGTGGCTGGAAGACCCCCAGGGCCGGGTCAAGGCGCTGCTCCTGGAGTTTCTGGACCAGCTGTAA
- a CDS encoding C-GCAxxG-C-C family protein, with protein MAVGQEKLGLDNPDMIRAVGAYGGGIASSGRTCGILLGAIAAVSARYSKSRADEMDDANMWRLSFKLSKAFEKLCESYGGTDCAAIAKVDWRDKDEVKSFYGNPDSRRNICTELTGKMAEYLGRLLEEAGAVEPGE; from the coding sequence CTGGCCGTGGGCCAGGAAAAGCTGGGCCTGGACAACCCCGACATGATCCGCGCGGTGGGCGCCTATGGCGGGGGCATCGCCTCCTCAGGGCGCACCTGCGGCATCCTCCTGGGGGCCATCGCCGCGGTGTCGGCCCGCTACAGCAAGTCCCGGGCGGACGAAATGGACGACGCCAACATGTGGCGCCTCAGTTTCAAGCTGAGCAAGGCCTTTGAAAAGCTGTGCGAGTCCTACGGCGGCACCGATTGCGCGGCCATAGCCAAAGTGGACTGGCGGGACAAGGATGAGGTCAAGAGCTTTTACGGCAACCCGGACAGCCGCCGCAACATCTGCACCGAACTCACCGGGAAAATGGCCGAGTATCTGGGCCGGTTGCTGGAAGAGGCGGGGGCGGTGGAGCCCGGCGAATAG
- a CDS encoding ABC transporter ATP-binding protein, with protein MAILEIKDLSMVFGGITALADVSLSLEQGSITAVIGPNGAGKTTLFNCITGLYKPTRGQVLFKGQRINGMKPYKIAALGLGRTFQNIELFSKMTTMDNLLLGRHLHMKSGIWSGSTFFRRGSKAAAEEIAHRQKVEEIIDFLDLQHARDRFVGGLPYGTQKVVELGRALAMEPDVLLLDEPVAGMNMEEKQDLMIWLGDIKEELGITLLVIEHDMRLVMEVSDEVMVLNYGEPIAQGKPEEVQNHPEVLKAYLGEDSALEVA; from the coding sequence ATGGCCATCCTCGAGATAAAAGATCTGTCCATGGTTTTCGGCGGCATCACCGCCCTGGCCGACGTTTCGCTCAGCCTGGAGCAGGGCAGCATCACCGCGGTCATCGGCCCCAACGGCGCCGGCAAGACCACCCTGTTCAACTGCATCACCGGCTTGTACAAGCCCACCCGGGGCCAGGTGTTGTTCAAGGGCCAGCGCATCAACGGCATGAAGCCCTACAAGATCGCCGCCCTGGGCCTGGGCCGCACCTTTCAGAACATCGAGCTGTTTTCCAAGATGACCACCATGGACAACCTGCTCCTGGGCCGCCATCTGCACATGAAAAGCGGCATCTGGAGCGGGTCCACCTTTTTCCGCCGGGGCAGCAAGGCCGCGGCCGAGGAGATCGCCCACCGGCAAAAGGTGGAGGAGATCATCGACTTCCTGGACCTGCAACACGCCCGCGACCGTTTCGTGGGCGGCCTGCCCTATGGCACCCAAAAGGTGGTGGAGCTGGGCCGGGCCTTGGCCATGGAGCCCGACGTGCTCTTGTTGGACGAGCCGGTGGCGGGCATGAACATGGAGGAAAAGCAGGACCTGATGATCTGGCTGGGCGACATCAAGGAAGAACTGGGCATCACCCTGCTGGTCATCGAGCACGACATGCGCCTGGTCATGGAGGTGAGCGACGAGGTGATGGTGCTCAACTACGGCGAGCCCATAGCCCAGGGCAAGCCCGAGGAGGTGCAGAACCATCCCGAGGTGCTCAAGGCCTATCTGGGCGAAGACTCGGCCCTGGAGGTGGCCTGA
- a CDS encoding NYN domain-containing protein → MPDSEHTLAVFIDFENLALGLNNRKETFDARLILERLVEKGKVVVKKAYADWTRYGNYKHQLHELAVELIEIPKRSQTGKNSADIRLVVDAIDLCYSKSHVDTFVIVSGDSDFSPLVSKLKENGKRVIGLGMKASTSDLLRDNCDEFVYYEDLERQRNQPPALPQGLPQANREVYQLLIQSLVALQRENKEVIYASMVKDTMKRKQPSFDESYHGYRSFSELLLDAQKQGLITLHKDTRSGTYTVEGFGAAA, encoded by the coding sequence TTGCCTGATAGCGAACACACCTTGGCCGTGTTCATAGACTTTGAAAACCTGGCCCTGGGCCTGAACAACCGCAAGGAGACCTTTGACGCCCGCCTGATCCTGGAGCGCCTGGTGGAAAAGGGCAAGGTGGTGGTGAAAAAGGCCTACGCCGACTGGACCCGCTACGGCAACTACAAGCATCAGCTCCATGAGCTGGCCGTGGAGTTGATCGAGATCCCCAAGCGCAGCCAAACCGGCAAGAACAGCGCCGACATCCGCCTGGTGGTGGACGCCATAGACCTGTGCTACTCCAAGAGCCACGTGGACACCTTTGTCATCGTCAGCGGAGACAGCGACTTCTCGCCCCTGGTCAGCAAGCTCAAGGAGAACGGCAAGCGGGTCATCGGCCTGGGCATGAAGGCCTCCACCAGCGACCTGTTGCGCGACAACTGCGACGAGTTCGTCTATTACGAGGATCTGGAGCGCCAGCGCAACCAGCCCCCCGCCTTGCCCCAGGGCCTGCCCCAGGCCAACCGCGAGGTGTACCAGCTGCTCATCCAGTCGCTGGTGGCCCTGCAGCGCGAAAACAAGGAAGTCATCTACGCCTCCATGGTCAAGGACACCATGAAGCGCAAGCAGCCGTCTTTTGACGAGTCCTATCACGGCTACCGCTCCTTCTCCGAGCTGCTCCTGGACGCCCAGAAACAGGGGCTCATCACCCTGCACAAGGACACCCGTAGCGGCACCTACACCGTGGAGGGCTTCGGGGCGGCGGCCTGA
- the ybaK gene encoding Cys-tRNA(Pro) deacylase, which translates to MSKKDKIPATPALHALKGAGVAFVPRIYDYVAHGGTGEAARQLGLDEHHVVKTLIMQDENGEPLVVLMHGDKEVSTKSLARQLGRKTVEPCAERDAQRYTGYQVGGISPFGTRRAMPVFVEKGILELERLYINGGKRGLLVEISPQALLELLNPAPVEAAL; encoded by the coding sequence ATGAGCAAAAAAGACAAGATACCTGCCACGCCGGCCCTGCACGCCTTGAAGGGGGCCGGCGTGGCCTTTGTGCCCCGCATCTACGATTATGTGGCCCACGGCGGCACCGGCGAGGCGGCCCGCCAGCTGGGCCTGGACGAGCATCATGTGGTCAAAACCCTGATTATGCAGGATGAAAACGGCGAACCCCTGGTGGTGCTCATGCACGGGGACAAGGAGGTCTCCACCAAGAGCCTGGCCCGCCAACTGGGGCGCAAGACGGTGGAGCCCTGCGCCGAGCGCGACGCCCAGCGCTACACCGGCTATCAGGTGGGGGGCATCAGCCCCTTCGGCACCCGCCGCGCCATGCCGGTGTTCGTGGAAAAAGGCATCCTGGAGTTGGAGCGGCTCTACATCAACGGCGGCAAGCGAGGCCTGTTGGTGGAGATAAGCCCCCAGGCGCTCCTCGAGCTGCTGAACCCCGCCCCGGTGGAAGCGGCGCTCTAG
- the larB gene encoding nickel pincer cofactor biosynthesis protein LarB, translated as MNSDSLKQLLEQVAAGSLEPEQAMQRLKKLPYEDLGFARVDHHRVLRRGFPEVIFGQGKTPEQITAISRALHAQGAAVLVTRVDRAKAETVLSEYPELAYHPDCACLSQLAAEPPRPGKGTVVVIAAGTSDLPVAQEAVLTAELMGSKVETVYDVGVSGLHRLASAAEVLMQASAYVVVAGMEGALPSVVAGLVDKPVVAVPTSVGYGTSFGGLAALLGMLNSCAPGLSVVNIDNGFGGGYLAGLIDHLG; from the coding sequence GTGAACAGCGATAGTCTCAAACAACTTCTGGAGCAAGTGGCCGCCGGTTCCCTGGAACCGGAGCAGGCCATGCAGCGGCTGAAAAAACTGCCTTACGAAGACCTGGGCTTCGCCCGGGTGGATCATCACCGCGTGCTTCGGCGGGGCTTCCCCGAGGTCATCTTCGGCCAGGGCAAGACCCCCGAGCAGATCACCGCCATCTCTCGCGCCCTGCACGCCCAGGGCGCGGCGGTGCTGGTGACCCGGGTGGACCGGGCCAAGGCCGAGACGGTGCTGTCCGAATATCCCGAGCTCGCCTATCACCCCGACTGCGCCTGCCTGAGCCAGCTGGCCGCCGAGCCGCCCCGGCCGGGCAAGGGCACGGTGGTGGTCATCGCCGCGGGCACCAGCGACCTGCCCGTGGCCCAGGAAGCGGTGCTCACCGCCGAGCTGATGGGCTCCAAGGTGGAAACGGTCTACGACGTGGGAGTCAGCGGCCTGCACCGCCTGGCCAGCGCGGCCGAGGTGCTCATGCAGGCCAGCGCCTACGTGGTAGTGGCGGGCATGGAGGGAGCCTTGCCCAGCGTGGTGGCCGGCCTGGTGGACAAGCCGGTGGTGGCGGTGCCCACCAGCGTGGGCTACGGCACCAGCTTCGGAGGCCTGGCGGCCCTGCTGGGCATGCTAAACTCCTGCGCCCCCGGCCTCAGCGTGGTCAACATCGACAACGGCTTCGGCGGGGGCTACCTGGCCGGGCTCATCGACCACCTGGGCTAG
- a CDS encoding C-GCAxxG-C-C family protein, which produces MAVGQEKVGRFQPEVIKAMAAYGGGVARSGRVCGILTGAVGMVAGLYGCADPQGSEDPRLKPLARLLVERFEQLTAPYGGADCRDIIGFDYNDPVKRRWFQSAPDSTRRRCEELVCDMAVCLSELLEQNRPWPAE; this is translated from the coding sequence CTGGCCGTGGGTCAGGAAAAGGTGGGGCGCTTCCAGCCGGAGGTGATCAAGGCCATGGCCGCCTACGGCGGCGGAGTGGCCCGCAGCGGCCGGGTCTGCGGCATCCTCACCGGGGCGGTGGGCATGGTGGCCGGGCTCTACGGCTGCGCCGACCCCCAGGGAAGCGAAGACCCCCGGCTCAAGCCCTTGGCCCGCCTGCTGGTGGAACGTTTTGAACAGCTGACCGCGCCCTATGGCGGGGCCGACTGCCGGGACATCATCGGCTTCGACTACAACGACCCGGTCAAGCGCCGCTGGTTCCAAAGCGCGCCGGACAGCACCCGGCGGCGCTGTGAAGAGCTGGTTTGCGACATGGCGGTCTGCCTGAGCGAACTTTTGGAGCAAAACCGGCCCTGGCCGGCCGAATAG
- the dtd gene encoding D-aminoacyl-tRNA deacylase codes for MRAVVQRVSQASVEVEGAVVGAIGPGLMVLLGVSRDDGPAEAAWLAAKIAGLRIFPDAREKLNLSVFDTGGEVLVVSQFTLWGDCAKGRRPAFVRAAGGEQAEPLYLAFVEELRKLGLTVATGSFGAMMEVSLVNSGPVTLLLDTEKTF; via the coding sequence TTGCGGGCGGTAGTGCAACGGGTGTCCCAAGCCTCGGTGGAGGTGGAAGGGGCCGTCGTGGGGGCCATCGGCCCCGGCCTCATGGTGCTCCTGGGGGTGAGCCGGGATGACGGACCGGCCGAGGCCGCCTGGCTGGCCGCCAAGATCGCCGGGCTGCGCATCTTTCCCGACGCCCGGGAAAAGCTCAACCTCTCGGTCTTTGACACCGGCGGCGAGGTGCTGGTGGTGAGCCAGTTCACCCTGTGGGGCGACTGCGCCAAGGGACGCCGCCCCGCTTTTGTGCGCGCCGCCGGAGGCGAACAGGCCGAGCCCCTGTACCTGGCCTTTGTGGAGGAGCTGCGCAAGCTGGGGCTCACCGTGGCCACCGGCAGCTTCGGGGCCATGATGGAGGTGAGCCTGGTCAACTCCGGCCCGGTGACCCTTTTGCTGGACACGGAAAAAACGTTCTAG
- a CDS encoding ABC transporter substrate-binding protein produces MKKLLWLMVLVLSLALAGAAGAAGVQGVTDTSIKIGQWGPQTGPAALWGAVARGTGVYFELINSEGGINGRKIEYFMRDDGYNPNRTKAIAKELWEQEKIWGFACGVGTSPGMAVMPYIIKNNIPWVGMATGSPHWTQPLKKNIFGVYPLYPDEAQILTSYAIDTLGKKKIAFFYQNDDYGKGGLEGAVRELKKRGMTLAADVPVEVGETDLASHVLKMKKAGADCVIMWVYPKHAAIVLGTAAKLGYKPQWMACSTLSDVALMFKITKGLWNGMIFGNFAELPDSKSPLMVKYQAAQKKFAPKERWGVFFYAGFGFVEPMVEGIKRAGKDLSVGNFIKAMESLKDFQGIMGPITYGPERRQGIKKVFLAKCVPATMEVNGKKVTYGKGQRLSDWIGVE; encoded by the coding sequence ATGAAAAAGTTGCTATGGCTGATGGTTTTGGTGCTTAGCTTGGCCTTGGCCGGGGCCGCCGGCGCGGCCGGGGTGCAGGGAGTGACGGATACCAGCATCAAGATCGGCCAATGGGGGCCCCAGACCGGTCCGGCCGCCCTGTGGGGCGCGGTGGCCCGGGGCACCGGGGTCTATTTTGAGCTCATCAACTCCGAGGGGGGCATCAACGGCCGCAAGATCGAGTATTTCATGCGCGATGACGGCTACAACCCCAACCGCACCAAGGCCATCGCCAAGGAGCTGTGGGAGCAGGAGAAGATCTGGGGCTTCGCCTGCGGCGTGGGCACCAGCCCGGGCATGGCGGTGATGCCCTACATCATCAAGAACAATATCCCCTGGGTGGGCATGGCCACCGGTTCGCCCCACTGGACCCAGCCGCTCAAAAAGAACATTTTCGGCGTGTACCCCCTGTACCCGGATGAGGCCCAGATCCTCACCTCCTATGCCATCGACACCCTGGGCAAGAAGAAGATCGCCTTCTTCTACCAGAACGACGACTACGGCAAGGGCGGCCTGGAGGGCGCGGTGCGCGAGCTCAAGAAGCGGGGCATGACCCTGGCCGCCGACGTGCCGGTGGAAGTGGGCGAAACCGACCTGGCCAGCCACGTGCTCAAGATGAAGAAGGCCGGCGCCGACTGCGTGATCATGTGGGTCTATCCCAAGCACGCCGCCATCGTCCTGGGCACCGCGGCCAAGCTGGGCTACAAGCCCCAGTGGATGGCCTGCTCCACCCTGAGCGACGTGGCCCTGATGTTCAAGATCACCAAGGGCCTGTGGAACGGCATGATCTTCGGCAACTTCGCCGAGCTGCCCGACAGCAAGTCCCCCCTGATGGTCAAGTACCAGGCGGCCCAGAAGAAGTTCGCTCCCAAGGAGCGCTGGGGCGTGTTCTTCTATGCCGGCTTCGGCTTCGTGGAGCCCATGGTGGAGGGCATCAAGCGCGCGGGCAAGGACCTGAGCGTGGGCAACTTCATCAAGGCCATGGAAAGCCTCAAGGACTTCCAGGGCATCATGGGCCCCATCACCTACGGGCCCGAGCGCCGCCAGGGCATCAAGAAGGTGTTCTTGGCCAAGTGCGTGCCGGCCACCATGGAGGTGAACGGCAAGAAGGTGACCTACGGCAAGGGCCAGCGCCTCAGCGACTGGATCGGCGTGGAATAA
- a CDS encoding Na/Pi cotransporter family protein produces the protein MNFTGIIIQALGGLGLFLFGMKLMSEGLQKVAGDRLRAFLEAVSNRRVVGCLVGALVTAVVQSSSVTTVTLVGFVNAGLMNLTQALGVILGANVGTTITAQLIAFKISDLALPAIFIGVAFKFFAKRRKWQYVGEIILGFGLLFYGMELMKNGFKPLRSHPEFIAFFTKFDAGSIGGILLCVLTGTVLTVLVQSSSATVGITMALASQGLLNLPGSVALILGDNIGTTITAELASIGGTLVARQTARAHTLFNVMGVLYIVVLFKPFLWLVEWVTGGIMGIGPAQQLVGSEQPNISRYIANAHTMFNVINATVFLACLPILVRVATKLTWGKPEEAQMMDLGRPMHLDYKFVDNPTVALTQAREETVRMGRLAQVMYRDVTEVMFNRKLEHLARWKQSEEALDNLQKAITDFLVQVSQGTITDAESREINSMLRMVNNIERVGDATENLAELTEEMVENKLELAERGMEDYRTMRNKVGRFLEMVVTAAAERNRDIMEVAQTMEDEIDFMREQMRDDYLTRLRSGVCTVDPGLVFVDMLTNFEKVGDYCYNVAQAVAGLR, from the coding sequence GTGAATTTCACCGGCATAATAATTCAAGCCCTGGGCGGGCTGGGCCTTTTCCTCTTCGGCATGAAGCTGATGTCCGAGGGGTTGCAAAAGGTGGCTGGCGACCGCCTGCGCGCTTTTTTGGAGGCGGTGAGCAACCGCCGGGTGGTGGGCTGCCTGGTGGGGGCCCTGGTCACCGCGGTGGTGCAATCTTCCTCCGTGACCACCGTGACCCTGGTGGGCTTTGTCAACGCCGGGCTCATGAACCTTACCCAGGCCCTGGGGGTGATCCTGGGGGCCAACGTGGGCACCACCATTACCGCCCAGTTGATCGCCTTCAAGATCAGCGACTTGGCCTTGCCCGCCATCTTCATCGGCGTGGCGTTCAAGTTTTTCGCCAAGCGCCGCAAGTGGCAGTACGTGGGCGAGATCATCCTGGGCTTCGGCCTTTTGTTCTACGGCATGGAGCTGATGAAAAACGGCTTCAAGCCGCTCAGGTCCCACCCCGAGTTCATCGCCTTTTTCACCAAGTTCGACGCGGGCAGCATCGGGGGCATCCTGCTGTGCGTGCTCACCGGCACGGTGCTCACGGTCTTGGTGCAGTCCTCTTCGGCCACGGTGGGCATAACCATGGCCCTGGCCAGCCAGGGGCTTTTGAACCTGCCGGGTTCGGTGGCCCTGATCCTGGGCGACAACATCGGCACCACCATAACCGCCGAGTTGGCCAGCATCGGCGGCACCCTGGTGGCCCGCCAGACCGCGCGGGCCCATACCTTGTTCAACGTGATGGGGGTGTTGTACATAGTCGTCCTGTTTAAACCCTTCCTGTGGCTGGTGGAGTGGGTGACCGGCGGCATCATGGGCATCGGACCGGCCCAGCAACTGGTGGGCAGCGAGCAGCCCAACATCAGCCGCTATATCGCCAACGCCCACACCATGTTCAACGTCATAAACGCCACCGTTTTCCTGGCCTGTCTGCCAATCCTGGTCAGGGTGGCCACCAAACTGACCTGGGGCAAGCCCGAAGAGGCCCAAATGATGGATTTGGGCCGCCCCATGCACCTTGATTACAAGTTCGTGGACAACCCCACCGTGGCCCTCACCCAGGCCCGCGAGGAAACGGTGCGCATGGGCCGCCTGGCCCAGGTGATGTACCGCGACGTCACCGAGGTGATGTTCAACCGCAAGCTGGAGCACCTGGCCCGCTGGAAGCAATCCGAGGAGGCCCTGGACAACCTGCAAAAGGCGATCACCGATTTCCTGGTGCAGGTGAGCCAAGGCACCATCACCGACGCCGAGAGCCGCGAGATCAACTCCATGTTGCGCATGGTCAACAACATCGAGCGGGTGGGCGACGCCACCGAGAACCTGGCCGAATTGACCGAGGAGATGGTGGAGAACAAGCTGGAGCTGGCCGAGCGGGGCATGGAAGACTACCGCACCATGCGCAACAAGGTGGGGCGCTTCTTGGAGATGGTGGTCACCGCCGCGGCCGAGCGCAACCGGGACATCATGGAAGTGGCCCAGACCATGGAAGACGAGATCGACTTCATGCGCGAGCAGATGCGCGACGACTACCTGACCCGCCTGCGCTCCGGCGTGTGCACCGTGGACCCCGGCCTGGTGTTCGTGGACATGCTCACCAACTTCGAAAAGGTGGGCGACTACTGCTACAACGTGGCTCAGGCGGTGGCGGGTCTGCGCTAG
- a CDS encoding 50S ribosomal protein L11 methyltransferase, which translates to MEKNGKSAPVPVWQEVLFRAPAPQAEAAADFLTNLTGHGVQLIDELGTPDLVTVRAFLETSAELMAQKALVERYADSLAQEAQEGPVEVSFSDLPQEDWAGAWKAYFHPRLVSRRLIVAPPWEEAVPQEGQMVVVIDPGQAFGTGQHQSTQLVLRRIERLAGKGRLPARVLDVGCGSGILGLACLLFGSEQVVGIDIDPEAVKATLANAERNGLSKGIVALTTPLQEIQERFPLVLANLIAHELTELAQPLVGLLAPGGELVISGILVDQIPAMSELFAALRLKVVEQDSLGGWAALVLVLA; encoded by the coding sequence ATGGAAAAAAACGGCAAATCCGCCCCTGTCCCGGTTTGGCAGGAGGTGCTCTTCAGGGCCCCGGCCCCCCAGGCCGAGGCGGCGGCCGACTTTCTCACCAACCTCACCGGCCACGGCGTGCAGCTCATCGACGAGTTGGGCACCCCCGACCTGGTCACGGTGCGGGCCTTTTTGGAGACCAGCGCCGAACTCATGGCCCAAAAGGCCCTGGTGGAGCGCTACGCCGACTCCCTGGCTCAGGAGGCGCAGGAGGGCCCGGTTGAGGTGAGCTTCAGCGACCTGCCCCAAGAGGACTGGGCCGGAGCCTGGAAGGCCTACTTCCATCCCCGGCTGGTGTCCCGGCGGCTCATCGTGGCCCCGCCCTGGGAAGAGGCCGTGCCCCAGGAAGGCCAGATGGTGGTGGTCATCGATCCGGGACAGGCCTTTGGCACCGGCCAGCACCAGAGCACCCAGCTGGTGCTCAGGCGCATCGAGCGGCTGGCCGGAAAGGGCCGTTTGCCCGCCAGGGTCTTGGACGTGGGCTGCGGCTCGGGCATCCTGGGCCTGGCCTGCCTGTTGTTCGGCAGCGAACAGGTGGTGGGCATCGACATCGACCCCGAGGCGGTGAAGGCCACCCTGGCCAACGCGGAGCGCAACGGCCTGAGCAAAGGCATCGTGGCCCTGACCACGCCCCTGCAGGAAATCCAGGAGCGCTTTCCCCTGGTGCTGGCCAACCTCATCGCCCATGAACTCACCGAGCTGGCCCAGCCCCTGGTGGGCCTCCTGGCCCCCGGCGGCGAGCTGGTGATCAGCGGCATCCTGGTGGACCAGATTCCGGCCATGAGCGAGCTGTTCGCCGCCCTGCGCCTCAAGGTAGTGGAGCAGGACTCCCTGGGCGGCTGGGCGGCTCTGGTGCTGGTGCTGGCGTGA